Genomic window (Sphingosinicella microcystinivorans):
CGGACGGCTATTATTATTTCGTCGACCGCAAGAAGGATGCGCTGCGTCGGCGCGGCGAGAACATCTCCAGCTACGAGGTGGAGCGCGGCGTCTCCGCGCATCCCGCCGTCCTCGAATCCGCCGCGGTCGCCGTCGCCTCCGAACTGGGCGAGGACGAGGTGATGATCTGCCTGACGCTGCACCCCGGCCAAAGCCTCGAACCCGTCGACCTGATGCGGCACTGCCTGCGCCAGATGGCGCGCTTCATGGTGCCGCGCTACGTGCGCATCCTCGAGAGCCTGCCGAAGACGCCGACCGAGCGCGTGCAGAAATACGCGCTCCGCGCCGAGGGCGTCACCGCCGACACCTACGACCGCGAGGCCGACCCCGCGTGGCACACGCTGCTGAAGGACGCGGCGGCATGAGCGGCGACAACCTCCCGCCCTTCGCGGAAGGCATCTTCCGCAGCGACGGCGCGCTCACCGAGCTCGTCGGCAGCCGCTGCCCGACATGCGGCGCACGGCACTTCCCGGCGCGTGCGCATTGCCCGGACGACATGGCGGAAACCGAAACCGTGAGCCTCGGCGCCAGCGGCACGCTCTACAGCGCCACGGTCGTCCGCACCAAGCCGCCGTTCGGCCTGCCCGCGCCCTACGCGGTCGGCTACG
Coding sequences:
- a CDS encoding Zn-ribbon domain-containing OB-fold protein, with protein sequence MSGDNLPPFAEGIFRSDGALTELVGSRCPTCGARHFPARAHCPDDMAETETVSLGASGTLYSATVVRTKPPFGLPAPYAVGYVDLDDHPLRIFMLLDPAHAEDFRIGMALDLRSGALGVGLDGEPCIRPYFTPALKD